Part of the Paludisphaera borealis genome, CAATTCTCCCTCGCTCCAATCCGAGCGATCGACAAAAGCGGCGGGATCATCCGAATCGGCCCGAATCCCGAATACGAACCACAATGACGCCTTCGGGACACCCGGCCTCATGAAAATGGGGGGCTTTTCGCATGGCGTCACGACCGGGTCCGGTAGGCGCGTCCCTACGGCAAACCACGGACCGGAATTTCCAGAGCAGCCCGAAGCGGCAGCGAGTGAATCGATTCGAATGGCCGACCGGAAATTCACTCGCTGCCGCTTCGGGCTCGTATCCGGACCCGGACCACTCCGAGCCCAATTTTCATGAGACCGGTTGTCTTCACAGCGTCATGATGGATTGAAGTCGGAGTCAAACCGTCTCGCGATCATGGACGATCGGCTGCGGCCGGCCTTTCCAGACGGTCGGGCGGCCGAGGAGGTTGCGGAGCAGGGCGTACCACTGGATGGCCACGAGGACGAAGACGCCAAGGGGGTGGAGGATCGCGCCGGCGAGCGGTAGGCGGAAGCGAGCGACGGCGGCGAATCGAGGCAGCCAGGCGGCGCAGACGGCGCATGCCAGGAGGCTCCACTCGACCGCGCTCCATGGTCGGGGCCAGCCGGCGACGGCCGGAACGATCAGCAGAAACGGGAGAATCTGACCGCCCAGCAAGATGGTCGTCATCGGCACGATCAGGCGCGGTGCCGCGAGGGCTTCGCCGGCGTTCTTGGCGAGGCCGTTCCAGACGTCGCGGGCGGTCTGGTAGAGCCGGCATTCGGCCAGGTCGGTGGCGTCGAAGAGATCGTTCCTCAGACCGGCCGCGCGGAACAGTCGAGGCATCTGGAGGCCGTCGTGCCACGACGCGCGGATCGCCGCGTGTCCCCCGGCGCGGAAGTACGAATCGCGGCGGGCGACGATAAGCTGGCCGCAGCCGGCCGACAGCGACGGCATCCGCGTGCGTCTCATGCTCGGGATCGGCATGAAGCCTAGCATGACGAAGTGGATCAGCGGAATCAGCAGCTTCTCCAGAAATCCCAACGTCTCCTGGTGGGGAATCCCGCTGGCGAGATCGGCCCCGCTCGCCGCCAGAAACGCCGACATCCGCCCCAGCGCGTCGGGCGCGAGCCGAACGTCGGCGTCGAGGAAGACCAATACGGGATGACGCGCCTCGTGAGCCAGCGCCCAGCAGGCGTACTGCTTGCCGCACCAGCCCGGCGGAAGCGCGGCCCCCGCGATCAGGCGAACCCGGTCGTCCCGGCTCGCGATGGCTTCGACGATCTCGGCCGTCGCGTCTCCCGAATGGTCGTCGAGGACCAGCACTTCGAATTCAATCCCCTGGTTCGCCAGCACGGCGCGGACCGCATCGCCGATCAGAAGCTCCTCATCGCGCGCAGGGATCAAGACCGAGAGGGGCAGGGCGGCCCCCGGTGGCTCCCCGAGCGGAGGCGGCCGGTACGCGCCGAGATTGACCAGGAAAATCAGCGCCGGCAAGAGGGCGAGAGCCAGGCAGATGGCGAGAAAGAGCGTCATGGTTGGGATTCGCCGGTCGGTTGGTGGGCTTGGTGGTCGGCGATGAACGGCTTGCCGCGAATCGCCGCCAGGAATCTGCGGCCGACGTCATAGAAGCCGCCGACGCCCGCCGTTCCGCCGATCAAGACGTTGAAGGCCTCGGGATCGCGACGGCAAGCCGATTCGGCGAGGTGATTCTGCACGGCTTCGAGGGCCGATTCGATGCGTCGGGTCCAGCCTTCCGACGATTCCGCCGCCCCATCGCCGACGTCTATGAGCGGACCGAACCGCACGAGCAGCTCGGGGAGCCGATCGTTCCAGAACGGGTACTCAATCGCCAGCGGAACGACCGAGACGCGCGACGCGCGATGGAGCAGGTGGCCAATCCCTACCTTGAGGCGGGTCGGTCGGTCGCGAACGTCGGCGAACCGCCCCTGGGCGGTGATCCACAACACCGACTCGGGCCTGGCGAGGACGGCGTTGCACTTCCGGAGAAAGACGAGGCTCCCGCGCGTGGTTCCCAGCTCGATCCCGAAGATCCCCAGCCACTCCATGAACCGATATTGCGCCAGCCCGCCCGCGTCCATCGGGGCGTAGTGCGCCCGCGCATCCGGCATCAGTCCGGAGAGCACGACCGCCGTCAACGGGTCCCACCACGAGGGGTGATTCATCGCGACGATCAAAGGGCCGTCGGGCAGGTCCGGCAAGGTTCCGCCCGCGTCGATCCGCATCGCGTGGAAGTTCTTGCTGATGTAGCGTCGAGCGTACTTGCGGAAGCCGCGAAAGAGTCGCGCCGATCGGCGTGGCAGAGCGTCGAGCGATCGCGACGTCATGAGACGGCCGTGTGCGCGGAGGAGTTGGCGTCTAGGGAAACCGCCCCGCCCCGGCGTTCGACGACCCCGTCTTGATCGAGGGCGTCGGCCGCAATCCAGCCCGACATCAGGACCATCGGCATTCCGGGTCCGGGGTGCGCGGCGCCACCGGCGAGATAAAGCCCCGGGACGTCCGGGCTGCGATTCGCCGGTTTGAACGCCCCGTTGAGCCGACCGTGGCTGGCCAGGCCGTAGATCGCGCCGTCGAGCACGCGGTAACGGTCGTGGATGTCTTGAGGCGTCAGCCGGCGTTCGACCTTGATCCGGCTTTCGAGGTCCGTCATCCCGGCGGTCTTCGCGAGTTTGTCGAGGATGGTCCGGCGGTACGCGGGATAGAGCGCATCCCAGTCGTGATGCGACCGCAGATAGGGCGTGTGAACCAGGACGTAAAGCGCCTCGCCCCCTTCGGGCGCGACGTCGGGGTCGGTGGCCGCCGGCGCGCAGAGGTAGCAGGTCGGGTCGGGGGCCGGCTCGCCCTTGCGGTAGATGAAGTCGAACTCCTCGTGCGGATCGCGTGAGAAGACGAAGTTATGGTGGAGCAATTGCTCGTAGCGGCGGTCGAGGCCGAGGTACATCACGACGCCCGAGCAGGCCGGCTCGTAGCGTCGCCGGCGCTCGAACCGCGAAGCGGCGGGGCGGCCGGCGAGCAGTTCGCGATGGGTCCGGACCGAGTCGCTGTTCGAGACCACCGCCCCGAGCGGAATGCGCCGGCCGTCGTCGAGGTCGACGCCCTCGACGCGGCCTTCCGCGTCGGTCGCAATCGAATCGACCGACGCGCCGACGACGAACTCGACGCCCAGGTCGCCGGCCAGGCGAACCAGAGCGTCGGCAACGGCGCGGGTTCCGCCACGCGGATACCAGACGCCCTCGCCGGTCTGCATCCGCGCGATGCCGCAAAGGACCGTCGGCGAGAGGTCCGGCGCCGAGCCGACGTACTGCGTGAAGTGGTCGAGCATCTGGGCGACGCGCGGGTCGCGCGCATAGCTCCGGATCGTCGCGCCCATCGTGCTCCACGGCCGCATGGCAATGAGGTCGCCGAGGGTCGAGAGGTTGAAGGTGGCCGAGGGATCGAACATATCGCGGACCGACCCGATCGACCGCCAGAAGTAATAGCGTCGCGAGATGTCGTCGAGCCGCTCCGAGAGGTCGAGGAAACCGCGATAGCCCGCCGACGCCGCGCCGCCGGGGGCGAACGCGTCGAGGGTCGAGGCCATGGCGGCGACGTCGGCGTGCAGGTCGAGGGTCGCGCCGTCGTCGAAGAACGACCGCCACTGGGGGTCGAGCGGGATCAGGTCCAGCTCGTCCTTGAGGTCGCGCCCGGCCTCGGCGAAGATCTTCGCCAGGACGGAGGGCATCAGCAGGATCGTCGGCCCCATGTCGAACCGGTAGCCGCCCTCGGTCAGGACGGCCGCCTTGCCGCCGAGCCAGGGGTTCTTCTCGAACAGGACGACGTCGTACCCGCGCGCGGCCAGCGTGCAGGCCGAGGCCAGCCCGCCCAGCCCGCCGCCGACGACCCCGATGCGTTCCGACTTGCTCATATCAGGCTCCTTACAAAGATCAGGCGACGCCGATCAGTGCGGCGGCCGTCGCGCGGCGATCCGACACCTCGCCGTCGACGACGACCGGCACGCCGAGGTCTTCGCCGATCAGCCGCGAGGTGATCCGGGCCGACTCGTAGATGACAGGCAACCCGCTCCCCGGATGCGTCCCGCCGCCGACGAGGTAGACCGATTCGAGGCCCTCGAAGCGGTTGCGAGGGCGCAGGTAAAGCATCTGCGACAGGTTGTGCGCCAGGTTGAACGTGGCGCCCAGGTGGATTTCATGCTGCTGGTCCCAGTCGGCGGGCGTCACCTGGCGCTCGAAGACGATCCGCTCCGCCACGTCGTCGAGGCCGATCTTGGCGAGTTGCCGCAGCGCGAGCTTGCGGAACCGAGGCGCCTCGCGGGCCCAATCGACGTTCGAATGCTGATGCGTGACCGGCAAGAGGACGTAGAGCGTGCTCTTGCCCGGGGGCGCGAGCGACGGGTCGGTGACGCAGGCGTTCTGAACGTAGAACGACGGATCGTCCGACAGGACGTGGCGCGTCTCGATGTCGTCGAGGTTGGCAAGGTAGTCGTCGGCCAGGTGG contains:
- a CDS encoding glycosyltransferase family 2 protein, giving the protein MTLFLAICLALALLPALIFLVNLGAYRPPPLGEPPGAALPLSVLIPARDEELLIGDAVRAVLANQGIEFEVLVLDDHSGDATAEIVEAIASRDDRVRLIAGAALPPGWCGKQYACWALAHEARHPVLVFLDADVRLAPDALGRMSAFLAASGADLASGIPHQETLGFLEKLLIPLIHFVMLGFMPIPSMRRTRMPSLSAGCGQLIVARRDSYFRAGGHAAIRASWHDGLQMPRLFRAAGLRNDLFDATDLAECRLYQTARDVWNGLAKNAGEALAAPRLIVPMTTILLGGQILPFLLIVPAVAGWPRPWSAVEWSLLACAVCAAWLPRFAAVARFRLPLAGAILHPLGVFVLVAIQWYALLRNLLGRPTVWKGRPQPIVHDRETV
- a CDS encoding lysophospholipid acyltransferase family protein produces the protein MTSRSLDALPRRSARLFRGFRKYARRYISKNFHAMRIDAGGTLPDLPDGPLIVAMNHPSWWDPLTAVVLSGLMPDARAHYAPMDAGGLAQYRFMEWLGIFGIELGTTRGSLVFLRKCNAVLARPESVLWITAQGRFADVRDRPTRLKVGIGHLLHRASRVSVVPLAIEYPFWNDRLPELLVRFGPLIDVGDGAAESSEGWTRRIESALEAVQNHLAESACRRDPEAFNVLIGGTAGVGGFYDVGRRFLAAIRGKPFIADHQAHQPTGESQP
- a CDS encoding phytoene desaturase family protein; its protein translation is MSKSERIGVVGGGLGGLASACTLAARGYDVVLFEKNPWLGGKAAVLTEGGYRFDMGPTILLMPSVLAKIFAEAGRDLKDELDLIPLDPQWRSFFDDGATLDLHADVAAMASTLDAFAPGGAASAGYRGFLDLSERLDDISRRYYFWRSIGSVRDMFDPSATFNLSTLGDLIAMRPWSTMGATIRSYARDPRVAQMLDHFTQYVGSAPDLSPTVLCGIARMQTGEGVWYPRGGTRAVADALVRLAGDLGVEFVVGASVDSIATDAEGRVEGVDLDDGRRIPLGAVVSNSDSVRTHRELLAGRPAASRFERRRRYEPACSGVVMYLGLDRRYEQLLHHNFVFSRDPHEEFDFIYRKGEPAPDPTCYLCAPAATDPDVAPEGGEALYVLVHTPYLRSHHDWDALYPAYRRTILDKLAKTAGMTDLESRIKVERRLTPQDIHDRYRVLDGAIYGLASHGRLNGAFKPANRSPDVPGLYLAGGAAHPGPGMPMVLMSGWIAADALDQDGVVERRGGAVSLDANSSAHTAVS